ACTTCGCCAAAGGGTACGGCAGACGTAACGAACCGTATCGCAGCTACGCGTTGGTGCTGTGCGTATCGGTACTGTTTGTTCTGCTGGCGAACCTTAACCTCATCGCTCCGCTCATTTCCAACTTTTATCTCGCATCTTACGCACTGATCAATTTCTGCACGTTTCATGCGGCCACCGTAAAACCGATCGGCTGGCGGCCCACCTTCCGGTTCTACAACCAGTGGGTCAGCCTGTTCGGTACGGTGCTGTGCGTGTTGATCATGTTCCTGATCGATATCATCTCCACCGGCGTCACCATGGTGCTGATCTTCGTGCTGCATTTGGCCGTCATATACCGCAAGCCGGACGTGAACTGGGGTTCGACAACGCAAGCGCAGAGCTACAAGAGTGCCCTGTCCGCCGCACTCAAGCTGCAGTGCGTTGGCGATCACGTGAAGAACTATCATCCGTCCGTGTTGGTCCTGTCGGGACAACCGGCCAGCAGACCGGCACTGGTCGATCTCGCCCATCAAATAACGAAGAACCAAGCGCTGCTGATAGTGGGCGACATCGTACGGGATCGATTGTCACACCGTAAGCGCGAACTGCGGTCGAGCGAGAGCTGCAGCTTTTTGGAGTCGCGAAAGATACAAGGCTTCTACCAGCAGATCGATGGCATTGGGATGGAGAAAGGTGTGCGCGCGTTGATACAAACGTCCGGCGTTGGCAAACTGTCCCCCAACATCGTTCTGGTGGGCTACAAAGCCGACTGGATGCGATGCCCCGTGCAAGAGCTGCAGACTTACTACAATGTACTGAAGTAAGTTTGAGACCAATGGGATGGTGTTACGCCAGAGGATCTTCCTACCACACTGCTCATTATTTGTTCGTTTCCAGCGATGTGTTCGATAACCGGATGTCGCTGGCCATCTTGCGGCTTCCAAACGGACTTGATTTCTCCCATCTGACTGGTGACATAACATCCAGTGGTAGCCTTGGAACAATCGCAAATGACTCCTTATCGAGCTTCCAACAAATTATTGACACTGTGCCACCTGCTGCTAACAAGCTTATGTACGTCGATTCAAACCTTGGTTTGAAAAGTGTGAAGAATTTTTGGCGACGTCCCTCAAACACCAGTCGCGACAGTATTGCCTATTCCACACGTAATGGATCCTGCTTGGCAGTGGAGCTACACGAACGATTGAACGTCTTTCGGCACAAACAACCGAAAGGTACGATCGATGTCTGGTGGCTATACGATGACGGTGGGCTTACGATGCTCATCCCGTACATCCTTTCGTTGCGCTCCAAATGGGCCCACTGTCAAGTGCGTGTGTTTGCCATCACCAACCAGCAGAAGGAGTTAGAGCTGGAGCAGAAGAAGTATGTACTACTCTGTCTCTGTTGCATACTAAATATTCACCTGCCTACCTTGTTACAGTATGGCAGATTTGTTGGCGAAGCTACGAATCGACTACTCCTCGCTGATCATGCTGCAAGACGTCACGAAACCTCCGCAATCGGAAACGGTGATGATGCACCAGCAGCTACTAAAAAGCTTTGACCACATGCCAACCCAGCTGACCCCACCCGAACTAAGCTCACCGGAACGGATTATGCTTGCGGAAAAAACTCACCGACAGTTACGACTGCGAGAAATGCTTCTGGAGCACTCTGCCGAGGCAAAACTGGTCGTAATGTCTATGCCAATGCCTAGGATGGTAAGCTCAACAGACTCACCAGTTAAATTGAAGGTGTTATCAATGggtttttcattcttcattcTAGGGTACTGTTTCAGCTCCCCTGTATATGTCCTGGCTGGAGATGCTCTCGAAAGACATGCCACCGATGTTACTCGTGCGAGGCAACCAAACATCCGTATTGACATTTTATTCTTAGACATTCTGATAGGCTCATACATTCATCATAAACACACGTAAAAGTTTAACGATAACGCTTTATACGAACTATTTTCTTGTGAAGTACACCGTACTACCTCTACTAGTGGTGATAGattgtgaaaaaaagatttattacTTATACACATTTGTTATGTTATACACTTGTTCATACACTCTTTTAGCCGAAAATCTCGAACATACAGTACACGGTTTAAAACATTATCGCAATTCTGCTACAACTTTGAGTAGGTTGAATCATTTTCTACAGCTTCCGACCCGACCGATGTTCCAGGCGCAACACTGACTATCTAGTCAAGCATTAATTATCCCGGTACACTTTTCCGTTTAATTTTAcactgttgttgattttttaaagtaaaatatagAACCAATTCTTCCGACTGAATGGCTGTGAGGAAATAATGAGATATTCCGTCTATTTTACCTATACGTTTTTAGTACTACACTTTACTGCACTACTCCACGTCCGTTAGCCTAGCCAAATCTCAAGAGGACGCTTACTTTACGAGCGACGATTCCCACGGTATCCACCGTGGTGCCTGGTACCGACCGATACACCAGTTCCTCTGCGTCGCGTGTTCGCCTCATCGCCACTGCTTCCCGCGTTATTCTGTTCCTCCGGCCGTGAATGTGAGGATTTGCGGTGATGTTCCCGGCTACGGCTACGCTGGCGCGTTTGTACATGTCGGCCTCTACCACCACTGGGCGATCGACGCTGGCGACTATTATCCTTATCGATCGGGCGGCCTCCGCTACTATCGCGCTTCTCGCGTGATCTACCTCTTGCGGTAGAACCGGATGGTGGCCGAACTGGAACACGTGCACGTTTCTCTTCTATTGCAGTAAGCCTGCTTTCCGGTGCGTTTATTTTGCCATGCCTTCTGTCTACTGCTGGTACATTTTCAAACCTTCTGCGTCGTCGCTCCCTAGGACTGTCGGGAGATTGTTTTATTCGCGTGCGCTCTATTGGTCGACGACGTCTATGATCTACCTCCTCAGCACTGCTACTACCGGACGTatcctcttcctcctcgtcTTCCTCATTATCGTCCTCCGAGTCGGAAGAAGATGTAGATCTTCGTGGAGCACTCACACCATTTGAACGTCCGTCAGCACGACGAATGCGGTGCCGTTTATCGTTGTGATGACCCGGTGCCGCAACGACCCGTTCCCGACGAAGTTCATCTTTCCGCTTTTGACCATTCCCGTGCGTAGACGATTCAAACGACTTCCCATGGTTGTGTGCTCTTCTAGCGGATGATTTAACAGCATGCGCTGACCGCTGCGGTTGATCGCCGTTCTCATTTTCATCTTCGTCCTCTTCatcgtcctcctcctcctcctcctcatcatcttcttcctcttcttcttcggCCTCTTTTCGCTTCTGCAATTCACGCTCTTTACGCATTTCGTGCTCACGTTGTTTTTGCTGTCGCAACAAACGCTCTCGAACTTCCTCCTCGATTTCCTTTGTAGTCTTCGCACCGAGTGTGTCGGTGCGTACGATTATGCGATGCTTCTTGAACGATTCCGACACCATCGATGGTTCCTCGTCGTCATCTATAGCACTGCCACCAATGCCATTCTGTTCAATCGGTACCCCTGCTTGAGGTATCTGGGGCATCGGTTCCGGTGGGGATCTCGGTCCAATCGGCCCCACCATCGGTGCCATGGGTTCGGGAGGTTCCTTCGGTTTGGAGTGTTCCCGTTCGGAACCATCACGACGCGAACGGGAAGAACGATGCTTCCGGGACGAACGATGCTTGTAGTTCGACCGGGAACGGGAGTGTGACCGAGATCGGGACTTGGATCGTGAATGGCCACGTGATCGTGATCGGGacggtggtgttgcgccacgAATGGTGGAGACCAAATTTTTCGACATCGGTTTGGACATCTGCACGGCAATCTTTTTAGAACGATCTTCCGAACGAGTGCGCGATCGGGAACGAGTACGTTTGCTACGTCGGTGACTATGTGAACGGGACCGGGATTTCGATCGGCTGCGACTGTGGCGGTTGGATTTGGAAGTACGGGACCTCGAGCGTGTCCTTGAACGTGACCGTGAGCTGGACCGAGACCGTGAACGACGACTTCGGCTGCGTCTGCTCCGACTACGGCTACGGCTGCGACTTCGGCTACTTCTTGAGCGCGAACGTCGGCTTCGGCTGCGACTTCGTCGACGGTGCCGAGATCTTGAGCGCGAACGAGATCTCGATCGCGAATAAGaccgatcatcatcataatcatcaccaCCGCGGCCTCCTCCACGATAGTAATCATACCCACCACGGCCACGATATCCGCTGCCCCGACCCCGTGACACACCTCCCCCGCCAGGACCTCCTCTTGAATACCGTGGTCCACGGGTAGCGGTACGATACGCCCCTCGATAAGCCATCGAACTGTAGTACTGTGCGTAGAATGGATCGTACGGGTAAGGATAGCTCATACTTGCTGCCCATTCCATGCCTGGGTACATGCCAGTCGGAGGGTAACTCGCTGTCGGTACCATCGGATGGCTGTAACCCACCGAACGATCGTACGCCATTGATTGGGCCGGATACTGTGATTGCATTGATGGGATCTCTTCGCGTTTCACCTTCTCGTCTCCAGACATCAGTTCTTCCTCTCCCGATCCACCGGAAGAGGACATGCCAGAACCACCCGACTTCTTGGACGAGTTTGTTACAGATTTACGTTTCTTTTTAGTATTCGTGCGCGGTGTATCGCTCAGAATGCCATCATCGGAACTGATCGTGTTAATGCTTGGTGAACGCGATCGTTCCACCTTTACGCCCAACCCGGTGCTCAGTACTTTCTTTAGCACACTACCGTCTTTTGCCTGTTTCAGGCGCAACCGCATTTTTTCCAACTCTTTCTCCTGTGTCGCCTTTAGCTTATTGGCCTTCTTTTGGCGATCTTTTATGGAGCTGATGCTTCCTTCGCCGTCACTCGATACGAGACTcttctgttttcctttttccaacGATTGTTTTAACTGTGTGTGCAAAATCAAACGTGTAAATTGtagaaaaaagcaaccataattaaacacacaaccaacaaatTACCTTCATTCTATCGAAAAGTGCATCGAGCAAACGGATGCTTTCCAGCTTACGTTGTGCTTCCAGCAGTTTCTTTTCCTCCAAACGAATCTTCTGGTTAATCTCGTCCGATTCTTTCTGGCGCAActtttgcaaatgtttctcCTTTCGACGCTGTTCCCGCTGCAGTTGCTTTTCGATTTCGGCCTGGCGCAACTCGTCCTGACGTTTTCTGTGTTTTAACAGTGacgacacaacaaacaaagagAGTAAACAAGTTATTAAATCATTCGAAAGTGATGTCAACAGTCAAAAGGGTAACCATCATGTTGCAGTGAATAAATCATACAGATCTATATCTAGGATAAGGAGTTCAAACATATCTTTGCTTTACGAAAGTCTTCGGGATTCGAGCATTGTATCAGGCCACTGGTTAGCATATTCTAAGATACTGTTCAGCATTGTTTAACTGTGTTCACATTGATATATCTCGAGACATTGCAAACCTTTCTAATTCTTTGCGTGCTTCTTCCTCCGCCAGCCGCTTCTTCTCTAGCTCTTCCTTCTCCCGTTCGGCTCCAATCAGTCGATCGCGCACGATTTGCCGCTTCTTCACAGTCGAATCGCTTAGATGTTTTGTCCGATCAAAATCCACCGCAATCGTAACGGCCAGATTGCGCTCGCCCTCCTTGCGTACCAGCTTCATGCCGCGGAACTCGTCCATCGCCTTCACGAACCCGACGTACTCGGAAAACTGCACATACCTGCATCCCGTGCGCGTGCACAACCCGTGTGTCAATGGAAAAGACACCGATGGGCAACGACGCAAGGATGGAAAGAaagtagaaagaaaaaaaacaaacaaacacatagcGAAACGGACATTCTCTCTGTACCACAGGACACGTGCTATTTCGTGACCGCCGGGCGTTTCCTTTCATCTCGTTCCTGCATCAGCTGCATTGAGCACAACTTCTGCCTCCCCTTTTATTGCCGCTACCGGGTGCCATTTGTCGTCTTTGTTTCGAGcaagaaacgaaaaaggaCAGACAGCcggtacaaacacacaacatacCCTTCAAAGTACATCTCCTGATCGAAGCTAAACTTCTTCATGCCGGACATGTGCGCCTTCATCTGTGCCCGGTAAGGATCACAGATCGGAATGTCGACCGCTCGCACCTCACCGAACTTCTCGAAGATACGTTTGAAGATGCTCTCGCTTGGCTTAGCCCCGTCATCGTTTTCAGCGTGACGCGGACAGAACCACTTGATCGGCAGATTGCTGAAATGGATCGTGTCCGGCCGTTCGCCCGCCTTCATCTCGTCCATATTGCGAGCATCGCGGAAAAACGAATCCCAATCGTGCCGTGTGGGAAACTCGTCCTTCGCCTCCGATGCTCGCACCTTGACCGATTCTTCAAACCCGGTCAGTCGCAGTGGACGACCATCGAGCCGGGAGAGTACGGCTTTCAGCTTGCCCTTGTCCTCCAGCTCTCCCTCGAACCGTATGAAACCAACGGTGCTCTTCGAGACCTGCGCAGGTAATTGAAAggataatttaaatgtaattaaaaactttcTCTTCAGCACTTCCAACTCCATTCCATTCTGTACCTTTAGCAGGGAGAACTTGTCCGGAAGTATCATCTGGCGCATTTTCTCCATAACGTCATAGTTGGAGATCGTTTTGCCAGTGATTGAGGCGGGCAATGCAACGGAGATGTTGAATTTGGCCAGCGGCTTGAGATACAAGCTGTGCGGCAGATACAATGGTACACAGTCGTTGACATCCTGTATGGTCTGTATCATTGTTCCGGTGTTGAGATTATTTGTGCAGCATCCGgtagcaaacaaacgcaatcgttcacaaaaaacacatacaataTACGATCGTTATTCACAATTTATGGTGTTCGTTTCAACGAAACCAGGACACATCCAGCAGTTGTTGGATTACGGGGAGAGttcacaatcacacacacacacacacacacaacgtcGATTAAAGTGTTCAACAGCAAATGTAAGGTGTAAAGCGTGTTGAGGTTTCGttattttatacaaatttGCGAGTTTCACCACAAttcgtgtgtgcgcgcgcgttcatatagaaagaagaaagaagaaggaTTAGCTGAGATACAATTTTCCGCCAGGGCGTACTGGTGCCATCATGGACGGCGGCGGGCTTGTGCAGCAAGCCGCCCAGACGGGACGAGAAATCCCTGGAAATAGAGACACCACACCACCGCAGGAACAATAGTAGAGCACCGCACCGAAACCGTTGCGGTTTGTTGGCGTCGTCTGTTGGTGTGCACTAGGAATATAAGTTAGTtctattcaattttcttttacaGAATTTCTGCACAGAAAATGGGCAGACCAGCTCCAAACTTTTCTTCTCTATCTTGTTTCCTCTTTTTGATGGCAATgcttcttgttcttgttctgtCGATTTGTTCCAATGACAGCTGACAATCGATAAGCCAAGATGCATTAAGGTGCGGAGCGTTTCTGTAGTCACCTCGTATGGAAACGGTTGATGCTGGCCACACtgtatgttttaaaaaatattttcttttcgtctgtgcagagaaaacgaaaaacactcgcctaataaaataatttttagatGTAAAAACTGTATTTTAGtatcttatttttttgttgttttgagcAGAAACTTGAATGAAAAATGCCGGACAACTAGCAAGGTGTTTTTTGACGTTTTCGCTACGTACGCTAGCCGTGCGAACTTGCTGCGCAGTGTGGTCGCCTTTCGGAGCAGAACGCTACACTTCTATAAAAAGGTAAGCAGATGCAAGCCGCAAAAGTGCAGTCTCACTTTTTCATAACATCGTAGAACGCGTACGGGCAAAATTCGCTTAAGTAAGGTGAACGTCTTTTCGAATACATTGAGTAATCATATTTCCATGTACGAATCAATAAAAAGGTGCCATCGTACTAGCTTATCCGCTTGCTTGCTTTCTCATTGCGAGTCTGATGCGTTGACAAAAGCAGCATAGCTGTAGTGGACTGTGTTGTGTTTATCTGAACTCCTCAAAAGAAGGTGCACATACTTTCATTAAACGTTGTTCTATTTCTAGTCAACTGGAATCGTAAATAGCAGCGAGAAATCCGTTTAGCAAAAGGAATAGACAACAATACAAAATGGCCCGCAGCTTTGGCGTCGCCATCGTCCTTCTGGCGTTGGCCATTCTTGGAAATGCCGATTTCGTAAGGTAAGCACCACCATCCCagatgtgtatttttttcactatGCTTCAATAGCTTTTTAACATACCGGTCGATAATTTAATTACCGTCGGCTGAATAAGGGCAAACGGGAGCGGAATATGCATACACCTAGGCATATCATGTTccgtacaaaacaacaaagaaccCGGTATAACAAATGGCGTCGAAAGTGACTCATCTGTTCCCATGTTCCACCAATGCCGCAGTACTTTAGTTGATTGATAAATCACTATCTCTCATTTGCGATTATTTTCATGGCTTTCGGCCCAGTTCTGTACAGCATCATGCACCTCTTGTCGGTTCTGCTCTCTTCGGTTCATTTCTCGACCGTTCGGTTGTTATTGATAATAATGTTGTTTTCGAAATGTTTCAACACGCAACTCATAATCTGACCGTAATGGTGTTTTGTTACTTTCCGTTCATTTTTCACTGCATAGGGTGCCCATATATAAAGCCCCGTCCGCTCGTGATCATTTCCGTAGCGTTGGTACCGAAATCAAGCAGCTCCGTCTGAAGTATGGAGACACAACTGGTCCGGTACCGGAACCGCTGTCCAACTATCTCGATGTAAGTTGATTTGAATGCATCCgattttgtgtaattttccTAAATTTTTATTCGTTCCGCTTTCCTCCCGCAGGCTCAATACTTTGGTGCTATCTCGATCGGAACTCCGCCGCAAAGCTTCAAGGTGGTGTTCGATACAGGTTCGTCCAATCTGTGGGTACCGTCGAAACAGTGTTCGTTCACCAACATCGCCTGCTTGATGCACAACAAGTACGACGCCAAGAAGTCATCGTCGTTCGAGAAGAATGGTACCGCTTTCCACATCCAGTACGGTACCGGTAGCTTGTCGGGTTATCTGTCCACGGATAGCGTCGCCGTCGGTGGTGTAACGGTTGACAAGCAAACGTTTGCCGAAGCAATCCAAGAGCCTGGGCTCGTGTTTGTGGCGGCAAAGTTTGACGGTATCCTCGGACTCGCCtacaaatcgatttcggtagaTGGTGTTACGCCCGTGTTCTACAATATGTTCAACCAGGGCAAGATTGATGCACCGGTGTTTTCGTTCTACCTGAACCGCGATCCAAGCGCCTCGGAAGGTGGAGAAATCATTTTCGGTGGATCCGACTCCAAACATTACACTGGTGATTTCACCTACCTGAGCGTAGACCGCAAAGCGTACTGGCAGTTCAAGATGGATGCAGTCACCGTGGGTGACAGTCAGTTCTGCAATAACGGATGCGAAGCAATCGCTGATACCGGTACCAGCCTGATTGCTGGCCCCGTAGCAGAGGTAACGGCCATCAACAAGGCCATCGGTGGCACGCCGATCATGAACGGCGAGTACATGGTGGACTGTTCTTTAATTCCCAACCTACCCAAGATCACGTTCACCCTCGGAGGCAAACCATTCACGCTGGAAGGCGCTGATTACATTCTGCGTATCGCTCAAATGGGTAAGACTATCTGCTTGTCCGGTTTTATGGGCATTGATATTCCGCCCCCGAACGGACCGCTGTGGATTTTGGGAGATGTGTTCATCGGCAAGTACTACACCGAGTTCGATATGGGTAATGACCGTGTCGGATTTGCAACCGCCATTTGAAGAAGGTGCCTAAGTGAATGATAGAAACCAAAGGGACACCATTGAGAGAGGCGATGCAGGCGCGGGACAATATGGTTCGATTGTTGAGTTTCGAAAAGATGGTGGGAAGATCAGCATTAgcatgatgataataattagTGGATGTACTGCGTTTGAGCaagttgttttaaataaatgcaGAAAACACGAAATGGAATCCTAGTTCAATAAGCGAACTGTCTGTTTGAATATTATCgttttttggaaatatttcgtgttggtgaaatatttcacacggCGAATACAGAACGTTTGGGGCGAAAATCAACGCCAGCCGGCTGTCAAAATttcgcgtttgtttgtttactttttcctaattttttttaataggaACTCGATAGAGACACAATTAGGTATTGTTACATATTGTAGCTAAAATTTGCTTTACAAGATGATTACGCCAACAACTATAGATTCTGAAACTGCCACACAAGAACATGTCGAATCGTTAATGCAAGAAAATACCGCCAAAGCTTTGATACGCACAGAATCCCAACAGGTAAGCGTTGAATGGCATCCCAAAAGCGTACTTCAAAtgagtttaaaaaatttaTCCCTTTCCCCATTAGCAACCAAAAGCACAAAAACGATCGATATTACAAAGAGATAAACGACAGACAGAAATATTTCCCTACGGCAACTACAATCGATACTACGGGTACCGTAATCATAATGCCACTCCTGCGGAATGCCCCCGTTTGCAGGCATTCGTACAGCGGCGTGAATTGTTTGAATCGAAACGGATACTTGACATTGGCTGTAATAACGGAGCGCTCACAGTGCAGCTAGCGTTAGCCTGCAAACCTGCCTCGATCGTTGGCATCGACATCGATGGTGAGCTCATCAAGGAAGCCCGTAAACTttggaaaacaacaataattacTGACAGCAAAATGGGAGCCGGTAATGGTCGCACAATGAAGCTGGATATGGTACAATTTCGGCGTGCCAACTACATCTACGATGATCCCGCACTGCTCGAACTAGAAAAGCCACAATTCGATGTCATCCTATGCCTTTCGGTGACCAAATGGATGCAGCTAAACTTTGGCGACAGTGGGCTGAAATTAGCATTCTCGCGCATGTATCGCCAATTGTTTCCGGGCGGGGTACTGATACTAGAAGCACAGCCATGGAGCAGCTACAAACGTCGCAAAAAGCTAACCGAAACGATAGCACAAAACTATTACACCATCAAATTCTCACCCTCGAAGTTTCAGCGATTTTTGCTGAGTGATAGCATCGGGTTTCGTGACTGTACCGATATACCGGTTCAGCACCATTCGACAAATGGCTTTGAGAGATGCATACATATGTATAGAAAATGATAACctaaatagaaaaaagaatTTACGTCCACAAAACGAAGCATTATTTTCTCTATATCTCATACAGTAAACAAGAGATCGCATGATTCTCACCGGGTTTTGCTTTTACTCGGATTTCATTTAGATTTATTATTGATCATATCATACGCACTAACCTTCGCGGGATATTTATTGAGAGCACATTCGCGCAAAGGCACCCCACGCTTCACGGTTAGTTGGATCTGCATGTAGTGCTTTCTGTGCCAAAACGCGACAACGTTGAGCATTCAGCGGACGAATAGCTTCACTCGCCACAGCCAACCAACGGCTTGCGTCCGCAGCGCGCGTTCTATGTTTCCGGTCACGTAAATCCAGAATCACAGCACCTTGTGCCACGCTAGAGGCCAGGCGCAGATTTTTTTCCGGCGAGCGGAAGCGTTTCAGCAGCGCGATTGCAAGCTGCTGCCACAGTCTTGGCCGATGCGGATAGCGATGTATTTGTGAAAGCAGATAGGTGTAGCATTGTCGCTGTTGGTCctagagcagaaaaaaatgcataagGAGTGAAAAAGATGTTCGTTTCGCTAATATATAAATCGCCTGTTTGTTTACTTACATTTTGCCAGTAATATTCGCACACGAAGTACACGACGTGGTGACCGTGCACTGGGTCATCTTCATATTTTCGCAATTCTTGGATTGCCAGATCCGTCAGCATCTCGTCCTTTTCTAGCAAACCAAGGGCACAGGCCGAAAACAGTGCCTGAATCGGTGGCTGTGGTAGGGCGAAGCTGTGAAACAACGAAAGCAGTAAAACATCCCTTTGAGTTATAAAGAAAAGTACTGTTATAACTGATTCATTTACCATTGAAAGAGAATCGTTTTGGCTTCCTTCATTCCGCAGAATGCATATACCATTGCGGACATTGCAATCAACACGTACGCCTTCTCTTCATCTGTCTGggcaaaatgttttaaacattgaTCATACTCGGCATACGACTGGTCGAACTGCGCCGCTCGGAAATACGCTTGTGCCCGTCCGACCGACGCCCGGTAGGACGGTTCTCCGCGTAAGCTTTCAAAACACTTGACAGCCTCGTCATGGCGCTGTTGCTTCATCAGACAATGACCCAGATCGCACAGAATACCATCCTTAGTTGCGGGTGTTTCGGCCGCGGTTGCTGCACGACAATACGCCTCCGATGCGGTACGCCACAACCCGAGTCGACTGCTTAAATTGCCCAGAAAGCATAAAGCTACCGCAGAGGAACGTTCGGCTAAATCCGCACAGTGCCATACGATAGAATCGTGCGCAATGGGCAGTGCGGCCATCGTATCAATCGCGAACCGATACCGCTCGTTCTCCGAATAATTGTCCTGGTTCACTATCGAACATACCCAGTGGGCATATCCGAGGGCTGTTTCGCGATGGTAACCAAGCTGCGTACAGTGCCGAAACAGATCCATCGCTTCATCCACCTGTCCCACGCGCTCGGCAATCAAGGCCTGACCGATCCACGCCTGTGAAAAGGTCGTATCTATTTGCTGTGCTTGGCTAAAAGCTTTGTTAGCCAGTCCGAGCGGTCCGTGCGAAAGGTAGAGCACACCAAGGTTGCACCAAGCAGCGGAAGCTGTTTTCCGATCGACTGTTACCGCTTCAATGAAGCAGTGCTGAGCGAGGGCCAGATTGTTTATCTCCTTCGAGGCACAGATCACTCCAAGCAGGTTCCAATTTTGCCAACGTGCCGGATCTAATTTTATCGCCTGTTTGGCCATGTCTCGTGCCAAACAGAGCAGTTTGTTGCGTACATTCGCGgcgattttttcttcctcggtTAGCGACGGTAACTCCAGCGCACGACGGTAATGATTTAGAGCCAACTCGTACCAGTACACACTGTTGTCGGGATTGGTTTTCAATATCCGGCCGTAACACCGTGCGGCCAACTCCGACAGTTGGTTACGTTTCAGCACGACACG
This region of Anopheles marshallii chromosome 2, idAnoMarsDA_429_01, whole genome shotgun sequence genomic DNA includes:
- the LOC128719443 gene encoding bumetanide-sensitive sodium-(potassium)-chloride cotransporter-like codes for the protein MVSELYGMVSVTSRVLGSLRRSRKLPSGKDGNVQENGSQQATITSPADVPKVAIFTIDDVSADQSWTTIDLESGYDDLTVHGERLDADSHLTRDPLPRLEHYRTSQKAIRRPSIGELHGDLDEQDSEAHQKHDQHPTGTEHGVRLGWIQGVLIPCLLNIWGVMLFLRLSWILALAGILETLLIIGLSYLVCVITTLSLSAICTNGEVKGGGIYYLISRSLGPEFGGAVGIVLAFSNSVSASMNTIGFCSSLNQLLGSFGVKIIDGGVNDMRIVGTVTILIMVIICAVGMDWETKAQNFLVIAIVIAIGGFVLGVLLGPRTDNDRGKGFTGVSVERFVDNLGPDYRYSEGIEQDFFSVFGIFFPSVTGVQAGANICGELKDPATAIPKGTLLALLISGISYVAFVLLAGSASYRDASGDLLDLVNGTFATCQPTLREEPCSYGLHNDYNIMQLMAISGAVIYAGCFAATLSTALTNLLSVPRIIQALGTDRLYPGLTYFAKGYGRRNEPYRSYALVLCVSVLFVLLANLNLIAPLISNFYLASYALINFCTFHAATVKPIGWRPTFRFYNQWVSLFGTVLCVLIMFLIDIISTGVTMVLIFVLHLAVIYRKPDVNWGSTTQAQSYKSALSAALKLQCVGDHVKNYHPSVLVLSGQPASRPALVDLAHQITKNQALLIVGDIVRDRLSHRKRELRSSESCSFLESRKIQGFYQQIDGIGMEKGVRALIQTSGVGKLSPNIVLVGYKADWMRCPVQELQTYYNVLNDVFDNRMSLAILRLPNGLDFSHLTGDITSSGSLGTIANDSLSSFQQIIDTVPPAANKLMYVDSNLGLKSVKNFWRRPSNTSRDSIAYSTRNGSCLAVELHERLNVFRHKQPKGTIDVWWLYDDGGLTMLIPYILSLRSKWAHCQVRVFAITNQQKELELEQKNMADLLAKLRIDYSSLIMLQDVTKPPQSETVMMHQQLLKSFDHMPTQLTPPELSSPERIMLAEKTHRQLRLREMLLEHSAEAKLVVMSMPMPRMGTVSAPLYMSWLEMLSKDMPPMLLVRGNQTSVLTFYS
- the LOC128719674 gene encoding A-kinase anchor protein 17A; this translates as MIQTIQDVNDCVPLYLPHSLYLKPLAKFNISVALPASITGKTISNYDVMEKMRQMILPDKFSLLKVSKSTVGFIRFEGELEDKGKLKAVLSRLDGRPLRLTGFEESVKVRASEAKDEFPTRHDWDSFFRDARNMDEMKAGERPDTIHFSNLPIKWFCPRHAENDDGAKPSESIFKRIFEKFGEVRAVDIPICDPYRAQMKAHMSGMKKFSFDQEMYFEGYVQFSEYVGFVKAMDEFRGMKLVRKEGERNLAVTIAVDFDRTKHLSDSTVKKRQIVRDRLIGAEREKEELEKKRLAEEEARKELERKRQDELRQAEIEKQLQREQRRKEKHLQKLRQKESDEINQKIRLEEKKLLEAQRKLESIRLLDALFDRMKLKQSLEKGKQKSLVSSDGEGSISSIKDRQKKANKLKATQEKELEKMRLRLKQAKDGSVLKKVLSTGLGVKVERSRSPSINTISSDDGILSDTPRTNTKKKRKSVTNSSKKSGGSGMSSSGGSGEEELMSGDEKVKREEIPSMQSQYPAQSMAYDRSVGYSHPMVPTASYPPTGMYPGMEWAASMSYPYPYDPFYAQYYSSMAYRGAYRTATRGPRYSRGGPGGGGVSRGRGSGYRGRGGYDYYRGGGRGGDDYDDDRSYSRSRSRSRSRSRHRRRSRSRSRRSRSRSSRSRSRSRSRSRRSRSRRSRSRSSSRSRSRTRSRSRTSKSNRHSRSRSKSRSRSHSHRRSKRTRSRSRTRSEDRSKKIAVQMSKPMSKNLVSTIRGATPPSRSRSRGHSRSKSRSRSHSRSRSNYKHRSSRKHRSSRSRRDGSEREHSKPKEPPEPMAPMVGPIGPRSPPEPMPQIPQAGVPIEQNGIGGSAIDDDEEPSMVSESFKKHRIIVRTDTLGAKTTKEIEEEVRERLLRQQKQREHEMRKERELQKRKEAEEEEEEDDEEEEEEDDEEDEDENENGDQPQRSAHAVKSSARRAHNHGKSFESSTHGNGQKRKDELRRERVVAAPGHHNDKRHRIRRADGRSNGVSAPRRSTSSSDSEDDNEEDEEEEDTSGSSSAEEVDHRRRRPIERTRIKQSPDSPRERRRRRFENVPAVDRRHGKINAPESRLTAIEEKRARVPVRPPSGSTARGRSREKRDSSGGRPIDKDNSRQRRSPSGGRGRHVQTRQRSRSREHHRKSSHSRPEEQNNAGSSGDEANTRRRGTGVSVGTRHHGGYRGNRRS